A single Oncorhynchus mykiss isolate Arlee chromosome 24, USDA_OmykA_1.1, whole genome shotgun sequence DNA region contains:
- the LOC110503603 gene encoding echinoderm microtubule-associated protein-like 1 isoform X5 → MKRSPSKECAVNAEDGYVRMFLRGRPVTMHMPDQKRDSYSLDHKGALPEHKLKLQWVYGYRGRDCRSNLYLLPTGEIVYFNASVVVLYNVEEQQQRHYLGHNDDVKCLGIHPDMVTIATGQVAGTSKDGKLLPPHVRVWDSVSLNTLHVIGMGVFDRAVTCVAFSKSNGGAHLCAVDDANDHILSVWNWQKEKQLADVKCSNDSVLAAAFHPMDANLIVTCGKSHLNLWTMDGNTLTKRQGLFEKNEKPKYVLCVAFAENGDTITGDSSGNIFVWAKGGNRISQVVARAHEGGIFSLCVLKDGTLVSGGGKDRRMVLWDHDYNKQSEMEVPEAFGPVRAVTEGKQGELLVGTTKNTVLTGSFPETLNPIVQGHTDELWGLDIHPSMEQFVTCGQDKQVHLWDTNSHQPLWSKTIEDPGRCAGFHPSGAVLAVGTMTGRWLVLDADTRDLVFMHTDGNEIISNIKYSPDGNFLAVGSHDNFVYIYAVMENGKKYSRVGKCTGHSSFVTHLDWSVDSQYIVTNSGDYEILFWEASSGKHVTSMDLVRNVEWATSTCVLGFSVFGVWPDGADGTDINAVCRSHDSSLLASADDFGKVHLFSNPCSQPRAPSHTYGGHSSHVTNVAFLHDDSHLISTGGKDTSILQWVVA, encoded by the exons ATGAAGAGATCACCCAG CAAAGAATGCGCTGTCAATGCAG AGGATGGCTATGTGAGGATGTTCCTGAGGGGCCGGCCAGTCACCATGCACATGCCTGACCAGAAGAGGGACAGCTACAGCCTGGACCACAAGGGGGCGCTGCCTGAGCACAAGCTCAAACTGCAGTGGGT GTATGGGTACAGGGGCAGAGACTGCCGCTCCAACCTCTACCTGCTCCCCACAGGGGAGATAGTCTACTTCAATGCCTCCGTGGTGGTGCTCTACAATGTGGAGGAACAGCAGCAGAGACATTACCTGGGCCACAACGACGATGTCAAATG CTTAGGCATCCATCCAGACATGGTCACCATAGCCACTGGACAAGTCGCTGGAACCTCCAAAGATGGCAag ctgttgCCTCCTCATGTGCGTGTGTGGGATTCGGTCAGTCTCAATACCCTGCATGTCATTGGGATGGGCGTGTTTGACCGGGCGGTCACCTGTGTGGCCTTCTCCAAGTCG AATGGTGGTGCTCATCTCTGTGCCGTCGATGACGCCAATGACCACATCCTGTCTGTGTGGAACTGGCAGAAGGAGAAGCAGCTGGCGGATGTGAAG TGCTCCAATGACTCAGTGCTGGCCGCAGCCTTCCACCCCATGGACGCCAACCTGATCGTCACCTGTGGGAAGTCCCACTTGAACCTCTGGACCATGGACGGGAACACTCTCACCAAGCGCCAGGGGCTGTTTGAG AAAAACGAGAAGCCCAAGTACGTGCTGTGTGTGGCCTTTGCTGAGAACGGAGACACCATCACAGGAGACTCCAGTGGGAACATCTTTGTCTGGGCCAAAG GTGGGAACCGGATCAGCCAGGTGGTGGCGAGGGCCCATGAGGGCGGGATCTTCTCCCTGTGTGTGCTGAAGGACGGTACACTGGTGTCCGGTGGAGGGAAGGACCGCAGGATGGTGCTCTGGGACCATGACTATAACAAGCAGAGTGAgatggag GTGCCTGAGGCGTTTGGGCCAGTGAGAGCCGTGACTGAGGGGAAGCAGGGGGAGCTGTTAGTGGGGACCACCAAGAACACCGTCCTTACAGGCTCTTTCCCTGAAACACTCAACCCTATAGTACAG ggtcacacagatgAGCTGTGGGGTCTGGACATCCATCCTTCCATGGAGCAGTTTGTGACTTGTGGCCAGGACAAGCAGGTCCACCTATGGGACACCAACTCCCATCAGCCTCTCTGGAGCAAGACCATCGAG GACCCAGGGCGTTGTGCAGGGTTTCACCCCAGTGGAGCTGTGCTGGCAGTGGGGACCATGACAGGAAG gtgGTTGGTGCTGGACGCTGACACCCGAGACCTGGTGTTCATGCACACTGATGGCAACGAGATAATCTCTAATATCAAGTACTCCCCAG ACGGCAACTTCCTAGCCGTAGGTTCCCATGACAACTTTGTTTACATCTATGCCGTGATGGAGAATGGCAAGAAGTACAGCCGCGTGGGGAAATGCACT GGTCACTCCAGTTTTGTCACCCATCTGGATTGGTCCGTCGACAGCCAATACATCGTAACCAACTCAGGAGACTACGAGATCCTATTCT GGGAAGCTTCAAGCGGAAAACATGTGACGAGCATGGACCTAGTTCGTAATGTGGAGTGGGCAACCTCCACTTGTGTTCTAGGCTTCAGCGTCTTTG GCGTTTGGCCTGACGGTGCTGACGGCACGGACATCAACGCCGTGTGCAGGTCACATGACTCCTCCCTGCTGGCCTCTGCTGACGACTTTGGCAAAGTGCACTTGTTCTCCAACCCCTGCTCCCAGCCAAGG GCCCCAAGCCATACCTATGGTGGCCACAGCAGCCATGTGACCAACGTTGCCTTTCTCCACGACGACAGTCACCTGATCTCCACCGGAGGGAAGGACACCAGCATCCTCCAGTGGGTGGTCGCCTAG
- the LOC110503603 gene encoding echinoderm microtubule-associated protein-like 2 isoform X4, which produces MKRSPSKECAVNAEDGYVRMFLRGRPVTMHMPDQKRDSYSLDHKGALPEHKLKLQWVYGYRGRDCRSNLYLLPTGEIVYFNASVVVLYNVEEQQQRHYLGHNDDVKCLGIHPDMVTIATGQVAGTSKDGKLLEGKLLPPHVRVWDSVSLNTLHVIGMGVFDRAVTCVAFSKSNGGAHLCAVDDANDHILSVWNWQKEKQLADVKCSNDSVLAAAFHPMDANLIVTCGKSHLNLWTMDGNTLTKRQGLFEKNEKPKYVLCVAFAENGDTITGDSSGNIFVWAKGGNRISQVVARAHEGGIFSLCVLKDGTLVSGGGKDRRMVLWDHDYNKQSEMEVPEAFGPVRAVTEGKQGELLVGTTKNTVLTGSFPETLNPIVQGHTDELWGLDIHPSMEQFVTCGQDKQVHLWDTNSHQPLWSKTIEDPGRCAGFHPSGAVLAVGTMTGRWLVLDADTRDLVFMHTDGNEIISNIKYSPDGNFLAVGSHDNFVYIYAVMENGKKYSRVGKCTGHSSFVTHLDWSVDSQYIVTNSGDYEILFWEASSGKHVTSMDLVRNVEWATSTCVLGFSVFGVWPDGADGTDINAVCRSHDSSLLASADDFGKVHLFSNPCSQPRAPSHTYGGHSSHVTNVAFLHDDSHLISTGGKDTSILQWVVA; this is translated from the exons ATGAAGAGATCACCCAG CAAAGAATGCGCTGTCAATGCAG AGGATGGCTATGTGAGGATGTTCCTGAGGGGCCGGCCAGTCACCATGCACATGCCTGACCAGAAGAGGGACAGCTACAGCCTGGACCACAAGGGGGCGCTGCCTGAGCACAAGCTCAAACTGCAGTGGGT GTATGGGTACAGGGGCAGAGACTGCCGCTCCAACCTCTACCTGCTCCCCACAGGGGAGATAGTCTACTTCAATGCCTCCGTGGTGGTGCTCTACAATGTGGAGGAACAGCAGCAGAGACATTACCTGGGCCACAACGACGATGTCAAATG CTTAGGCATCCATCCAGACATGGTCACCATAGCCACTGGACAAGTCGCTGGAACCTCCAAAGATGGCAag CTGTTAGAGGGCAAG ctgttgCCTCCTCATGTGCGTGTGTGGGATTCGGTCAGTCTCAATACCCTGCATGTCATTGGGATGGGCGTGTTTGACCGGGCGGTCACCTGTGTGGCCTTCTCCAAGTCG AATGGTGGTGCTCATCTCTGTGCCGTCGATGACGCCAATGACCACATCCTGTCTGTGTGGAACTGGCAGAAGGAGAAGCAGCTGGCGGATGTGAAG TGCTCCAATGACTCAGTGCTGGCCGCAGCCTTCCACCCCATGGACGCCAACCTGATCGTCACCTGTGGGAAGTCCCACTTGAACCTCTGGACCATGGACGGGAACACTCTCACCAAGCGCCAGGGGCTGTTTGAG AAAAACGAGAAGCCCAAGTACGTGCTGTGTGTGGCCTTTGCTGAGAACGGAGACACCATCACAGGAGACTCCAGTGGGAACATCTTTGTCTGGGCCAAAG GTGGGAACCGGATCAGCCAGGTGGTGGCGAGGGCCCATGAGGGCGGGATCTTCTCCCTGTGTGTGCTGAAGGACGGTACACTGGTGTCCGGTGGAGGGAAGGACCGCAGGATGGTGCTCTGGGACCATGACTATAACAAGCAGAGTGAgatggag GTGCCTGAGGCGTTTGGGCCAGTGAGAGCCGTGACTGAGGGGAAGCAGGGGGAGCTGTTAGTGGGGACCACCAAGAACACCGTCCTTACAGGCTCTTTCCCTGAAACACTCAACCCTATAGTACAG ggtcacacagatgAGCTGTGGGGTCTGGACATCCATCCTTCCATGGAGCAGTTTGTGACTTGTGGCCAGGACAAGCAGGTCCACCTATGGGACACCAACTCCCATCAGCCTCTCTGGAGCAAGACCATCGAG GACCCAGGGCGTTGTGCAGGGTTTCACCCCAGTGGAGCTGTGCTGGCAGTGGGGACCATGACAGGAAG gtgGTTGGTGCTGGACGCTGACACCCGAGACCTGGTGTTCATGCACACTGATGGCAACGAGATAATCTCTAATATCAAGTACTCCCCAG ACGGCAACTTCCTAGCCGTAGGTTCCCATGACAACTTTGTTTACATCTATGCCGTGATGGAGAATGGCAAGAAGTACAGCCGCGTGGGGAAATGCACT GGTCACTCCAGTTTTGTCACCCATCTGGATTGGTCCGTCGACAGCCAATACATCGTAACCAACTCAGGAGACTACGAGATCCTATTCT GGGAAGCTTCAAGCGGAAAACATGTGACGAGCATGGACCTAGTTCGTAATGTGGAGTGGGCAACCTCCACTTGTGTTCTAGGCTTCAGCGTCTTTG GCGTTTGGCCTGACGGTGCTGACGGCACGGACATCAACGCCGTGTGCAGGTCACATGACTCCTCCCTGCTGGCCTCTGCTGACGACTTTGGCAAAGTGCACTTGTTCTCCAACCCCTGCTCCCAGCCAAGG GCCCCAAGCCATACCTATGGTGGCCACAGCAGCCATGTGACCAACGTTGCCTTTCTCCACGACGACAGTCACCTGATCTCCACCGGAGGGAAGGACACCAGCATCCTCCAGTGGGTGGTCGCCTAG
- the LOC110503603 gene encoding echinoderm microtubule-associated protein-like 2 isoform X3, giving the protein MTDDNVSAGSTMEVDDRLSHLEQRVQLQEDELQLLKAELADALRRLGYCEELTQPGAGAGGRRPTVAAPTKMRQLLQALPSKPLTLSNGYVQQKRMGGYPSSPSSPKKEVSLSIKRKSMSTERLSTARREMVSDSRSRTTSSSSSACGRSSKECAVNAEDGYVRMFLRGRPVTMHMPDQKRDSYSLDHKGALPEHKLKLQWVYGYRGRDCRSNLYLLPTGEIVYFNASVVVLYNVEEQQQRHYLGHNDDVKCLGIHPDMVTIATGQVAGTSKDGKLLEGKLLPPHVRVWDSVSLNTLHVIGMGVFDRAVTCVAFSKSNGGAHLCAVDDANDHILSVWNWQKEKQLADVKCSNDSVLAAAFHPMDANLIVTCGKSHLNLWTMDGNTLTKRQGLFEKNEKPKYVLCVAFAENGDTITGDSSGNIFVWAKGGNRISQVVARAHEGGIFSLCVLKDGTLVSGGGKDRRMVLWDHDYNKQSEMEVPEAFGPVRAVTEGKQGELLVGTTKNTVLTGSFPETLNPIVQGHTDELWGLDIHPSMEQFVTCGQDKQVHLWDTNSHQPLWSKTIEDPGRCAGFHPSGAVLAVGTMTGRWLVLDADTRDLVFMHTDGNEIISNIKYSPDGNFLAVGSHDNFVYIYAVMENGKKYSRVGKCTGHSSFVTHLDWSVDSQYIVTNSGDYEILFWEASSGKHVTSMDLVRNVEWATSTCVLGFSVFGVWPDGADGTDINAVCRSHDSSLLASADDFGKVHLFSNPCSQPRAPSHTYGGHSSHVTNVAFLHDDSHLISTGGKDTSILQWVVA; this is encoded by the exons ATGACAG aTGACAACGTGTCTGCGGGCAGCACCATGGAGGTGGACGACCGCCTGTCCCACCTGGAGCAGCGTGTCCAGTTGCAGGAGGATGAGCTCCAGCTGCTGAAGGCTGAACTGGCCGACGCGCTGCGCAGACTGGGTTACTGTGAGGAGCTGACCCAGCCTGGGGCCGGAGCTGGGGGGAGGAGGCCTACCGTGGCCGCACCCACCAAGA TGCGACAACTCCTGCAAGCCTTACCATCCAAGCCTCTCACTCTCAGCAATGGTTATGTCCAGCAGAAACGTATGGGGGGAtacccttcctccccctcttctcccaaAAAGGAAGTGTCGCTGTCAATCAAAAG GAAGAGCATGTCGACAGAGCGTCTCTCCACGGCCAGGAGGGAGATGGTGTCTGACAGCAGAAGCAGAACCACCTCGTCCAGCAGCTCCGCATGTGGCAGGAGCAG CAAAGAATGCGCTGTCAATGCAG AGGATGGCTATGTGAGGATGTTCCTGAGGGGCCGGCCAGTCACCATGCACATGCCTGACCAGAAGAGGGACAGCTACAGCCTGGACCACAAGGGGGCGCTGCCTGAGCACAAGCTCAAACTGCAGTGGGT GTATGGGTACAGGGGCAGAGACTGCCGCTCCAACCTCTACCTGCTCCCCACAGGGGAGATAGTCTACTTCAATGCCTCCGTGGTGGTGCTCTACAATGTGGAGGAACAGCAGCAGAGACATTACCTGGGCCACAACGACGATGTCAAATG CTTAGGCATCCATCCAGACATGGTCACCATAGCCACTGGACAAGTCGCTGGAACCTCCAAAGATGGCAag CTGTTAGAGGGCAAG ctgttgCCTCCTCATGTGCGTGTGTGGGATTCGGTCAGTCTCAATACCCTGCATGTCATTGGGATGGGCGTGTTTGACCGGGCGGTCACCTGTGTGGCCTTCTCCAAGTCG AATGGTGGTGCTCATCTCTGTGCCGTCGATGACGCCAATGACCACATCCTGTCTGTGTGGAACTGGCAGAAGGAGAAGCAGCTGGCGGATGTGAAG TGCTCCAATGACTCAGTGCTGGCCGCAGCCTTCCACCCCATGGACGCCAACCTGATCGTCACCTGTGGGAAGTCCCACTTGAACCTCTGGACCATGGACGGGAACACTCTCACCAAGCGCCAGGGGCTGTTTGAG AAAAACGAGAAGCCCAAGTACGTGCTGTGTGTGGCCTTTGCTGAGAACGGAGACACCATCACAGGAGACTCCAGTGGGAACATCTTTGTCTGGGCCAAAG GTGGGAACCGGATCAGCCAGGTGGTGGCGAGGGCCCATGAGGGCGGGATCTTCTCCCTGTGTGTGCTGAAGGACGGTACACTGGTGTCCGGTGGAGGGAAGGACCGCAGGATGGTGCTCTGGGACCATGACTATAACAAGCAGAGTGAgatggag GTGCCTGAGGCGTTTGGGCCAGTGAGAGCCGTGACTGAGGGGAAGCAGGGGGAGCTGTTAGTGGGGACCACCAAGAACACCGTCCTTACAGGCTCTTTCCCTGAAACACTCAACCCTATAGTACAG ggtcacacagatgAGCTGTGGGGTCTGGACATCCATCCTTCCATGGAGCAGTTTGTGACTTGTGGCCAGGACAAGCAGGTCCACCTATGGGACACCAACTCCCATCAGCCTCTCTGGAGCAAGACCATCGAG GACCCAGGGCGTTGTGCAGGGTTTCACCCCAGTGGAGCTGTGCTGGCAGTGGGGACCATGACAGGAAG gtgGTTGGTGCTGGACGCTGACACCCGAGACCTGGTGTTCATGCACACTGATGGCAACGAGATAATCTCTAATATCAAGTACTCCCCAG ACGGCAACTTCCTAGCCGTAGGTTCCCATGACAACTTTGTTTACATCTATGCCGTGATGGAGAATGGCAAGAAGTACAGCCGCGTGGGGAAATGCACT GGTCACTCCAGTTTTGTCACCCATCTGGATTGGTCCGTCGACAGCCAATACATCGTAACCAACTCAGGAGACTACGAGATCCTATTCT GGGAAGCTTCAAGCGGAAAACATGTGACGAGCATGGACCTAGTTCGTAATGTGGAGTGGGCAACCTCCACTTGTGTTCTAGGCTTCAGCGTCTTTG GCGTTTGGCCTGACGGTGCTGACGGCACGGACATCAACGCCGTGTGCAGGTCACATGACTCCTCCCTGCTGGCCTCTGCTGACGACTTTGGCAAAGTGCACTTGTTCTCCAACCCCTGCTCCCAGCCAAGG GCCCCAAGCCATACCTATGGTGGCCACAGCAGCCATGTGACCAACGTTGCCTTTCTCCACGACGACAGTCACCTGATCTCCACCGGAGGGAAGGACACCAGCATCCTCCAGTGGGTGGTCGCCTAG
- the LOC110503603 gene encoding echinoderm microtubule-associated protein-like 2 isoform X2, whose protein sequence is MSERIASSCGNLYDTTSLLLQYCKDDNVSAGSTMEVDDRLSHLEQRVQLQEDELQLLKAELADALRRLGYCEELTQPGAGAGGRRPTVAAPTKMRQLLQALPSKPLTLSNGYVQQKRMGGYPSSPSSPKKEVSLSIKRKSMSTERLSTARREMVSDSRSRTTSSSSSACGRSSKECAVNAEDGYVRMFLRGRPVTMHMPDQKRDSYSLDHKGALPEHKLKLQWVYGYRGRDCRSNLYLLPTGEIVYFNASVVVLYNVEEQQQRHYLGHNDDVKCLGIHPDMVTIATGQVAGTSKDGKLLPPHVRVWDSVSLNTLHVIGMGVFDRAVTCVAFSKSNGGAHLCAVDDANDHILSVWNWQKEKQLADVKCSNDSVLAAAFHPMDANLIVTCGKSHLNLWTMDGNTLTKRQGLFEKNEKPKYVLCVAFAENGDTITGDSSGNIFVWAKGGNRISQVVARAHEGGIFSLCVLKDGTLVSGGGKDRRMVLWDHDYNKQSEMEVPEAFGPVRAVTEGKQGELLVGTTKNTVLTGSFPETLNPIVQGHTDELWGLDIHPSMEQFVTCGQDKQVHLWDTNSHQPLWSKTIEDPGRCAGFHPSGAVLAVGTMTGRWLVLDADTRDLVFMHTDGNEIISNIKYSPDGNFLAVGSHDNFVYIYAVMENGKKYSRVGKCTGHSSFVTHLDWSVDSQYIVTNSGDYEILFWEASSGKHVTSMDLVRNVEWATSTCVLGFSVFGVWPDGADGTDINAVCRSHDSSLLASADDFGKVHLFSNPCSQPRAPSHTYGGHSSHVTNVAFLHDDSHLISTGGKDTSILQWVVA, encoded by the exons aTGACAACGTGTCTGCGGGCAGCACCATGGAGGTGGACGACCGCCTGTCCCACCTGGAGCAGCGTGTCCAGTTGCAGGAGGATGAGCTCCAGCTGCTGAAGGCTGAACTGGCCGACGCGCTGCGCAGACTGGGTTACTGTGAGGAGCTGACCCAGCCTGGGGCCGGAGCTGGGGGGAGGAGGCCTACCGTGGCCGCACCCACCAAGA TGCGACAACTCCTGCAAGCCTTACCATCCAAGCCTCTCACTCTCAGCAATGGTTATGTCCAGCAGAAACGTATGGGGGGAtacccttcctccccctcttctcccaaAAAGGAAGTGTCGCTGTCAATCAAAAG GAAGAGCATGTCGACAGAGCGTCTCTCCACGGCCAGGAGGGAGATGGTGTCTGACAGCAGAAGCAGAACCACCTCGTCCAGCAGCTCCGCATGTGGCAGGAGCAG CAAAGAATGCGCTGTCAATGCAG AGGATGGCTATGTGAGGATGTTCCTGAGGGGCCGGCCAGTCACCATGCACATGCCTGACCAGAAGAGGGACAGCTACAGCCTGGACCACAAGGGGGCGCTGCCTGAGCACAAGCTCAAACTGCAGTGGGT GTATGGGTACAGGGGCAGAGACTGCCGCTCCAACCTCTACCTGCTCCCCACAGGGGAGATAGTCTACTTCAATGCCTCCGTGGTGGTGCTCTACAATGTGGAGGAACAGCAGCAGAGACATTACCTGGGCCACAACGACGATGTCAAATG CTTAGGCATCCATCCAGACATGGTCACCATAGCCACTGGACAAGTCGCTGGAACCTCCAAAGATGGCAag ctgttgCCTCCTCATGTGCGTGTGTGGGATTCGGTCAGTCTCAATACCCTGCATGTCATTGGGATGGGCGTGTTTGACCGGGCGGTCACCTGTGTGGCCTTCTCCAAGTCG AATGGTGGTGCTCATCTCTGTGCCGTCGATGACGCCAATGACCACATCCTGTCTGTGTGGAACTGGCAGAAGGAGAAGCAGCTGGCGGATGTGAAG TGCTCCAATGACTCAGTGCTGGCCGCAGCCTTCCACCCCATGGACGCCAACCTGATCGTCACCTGTGGGAAGTCCCACTTGAACCTCTGGACCATGGACGGGAACACTCTCACCAAGCGCCAGGGGCTGTTTGAG AAAAACGAGAAGCCCAAGTACGTGCTGTGTGTGGCCTTTGCTGAGAACGGAGACACCATCACAGGAGACTCCAGTGGGAACATCTTTGTCTGGGCCAAAG GTGGGAACCGGATCAGCCAGGTGGTGGCGAGGGCCCATGAGGGCGGGATCTTCTCCCTGTGTGTGCTGAAGGACGGTACACTGGTGTCCGGTGGAGGGAAGGACCGCAGGATGGTGCTCTGGGACCATGACTATAACAAGCAGAGTGAgatggag GTGCCTGAGGCGTTTGGGCCAGTGAGAGCCGTGACTGAGGGGAAGCAGGGGGAGCTGTTAGTGGGGACCACCAAGAACACCGTCCTTACAGGCTCTTTCCCTGAAACACTCAACCCTATAGTACAG ggtcacacagatgAGCTGTGGGGTCTGGACATCCATCCTTCCATGGAGCAGTTTGTGACTTGTGGCCAGGACAAGCAGGTCCACCTATGGGACACCAACTCCCATCAGCCTCTCTGGAGCAAGACCATCGAG GACCCAGGGCGTTGTGCAGGGTTTCACCCCAGTGGAGCTGTGCTGGCAGTGGGGACCATGACAGGAAG gtgGTTGGTGCTGGACGCTGACACCCGAGACCTGGTGTTCATGCACACTGATGGCAACGAGATAATCTCTAATATCAAGTACTCCCCAG ACGGCAACTTCCTAGCCGTAGGTTCCCATGACAACTTTGTTTACATCTATGCCGTGATGGAGAATGGCAAGAAGTACAGCCGCGTGGGGAAATGCACT GGTCACTCCAGTTTTGTCACCCATCTGGATTGGTCCGTCGACAGCCAATACATCGTAACCAACTCAGGAGACTACGAGATCCTATTCT GGGAAGCTTCAAGCGGAAAACATGTGACGAGCATGGACCTAGTTCGTAATGTGGAGTGGGCAACCTCCACTTGTGTTCTAGGCTTCAGCGTCTTTG GCGTTTGGCCTGACGGTGCTGACGGCACGGACATCAACGCCGTGTGCAGGTCACATGACTCCTCCCTGCTGGCCTCTGCTGACGACTTTGGCAAAGTGCACTTGTTCTCCAACCCCTGCTCCCAGCCAAGG GCCCCAAGCCATACCTATGGTGGCCACAGCAGCCATGTGACCAACGTTGCCTTTCTCCACGACGACAGTCACCTGATCTCCACCGGAGGGAAGGACACCAGCATCCTCCAGTGGGTGGTCGCCTAG